One Nodularia sp. LEGE 06071 DNA segment encodes these proteins:
- the hppD gene encoding 4-hydroxyphenylpyruvate dioxygenase, translating into MNIDHVHFYVEDAKVWRNWFVHHLGFTAVDSSISSAHTCTEVVSNGIVRFLLSSALLPTSPVAAFLCQHPPGVADVAFVMEDVEGAIALAQSHGATVIQPIQSQAFGDVFRKWGKIAAWGGLTHTLMESSGVTDDDLQSTTEHTFSSIDHIVLNVAVGELESAVAWYAKILDFQPQQSFKIQTDRSALYSQVMVSRNGRVQIPINEPASRNSQIQEFLDVNRGPGIQHIALGTPNLMSAIAQFRSRGLSLLSVPQTYYSQIQQRPGFPLSILELEAIAEQEILVDWKENAEDAVLLQIFTQPIFGQPTFFFEFIERRYQAKGFGEGNFRALFEAIESEQIKRGTLQ; encoded by the coding sequence ATGAACATCGATCACGTTCATTTCTATGTCGAAGATGCCAAAGTCTGGCGGAATTGGTTTGTACACCACCTGGGGTTTACAGCAGTAGATAGTAGCATCAGTTCGGCTCACACTTGTACGGAAGTGGTGAGCAACGGTATTGTTCGCTTTTTGCTGTCTTCAGCTTTATTGCCTACGAGTCCGGTGGCGGCGTTTTTGTGCCAACATCCTCCAGGGGTAGCAGATGTGGCTTTTGTGATGGAAGATGTGGAAGGAGCGATCGCACTTGCTCAATCTCACGGCGCTACAGTCATCCAACCCATCCAGTCACAGGCCTTTGGTGATGTCTTCCGCAAGTGGGGCAAAATTGCCGCTTGGGGTGGTTTGACTCATACGTTGATGGAAAGCTCAGGAGTGACAGATGATGATCTACAATCAACCACAGAGCATACTTTTAGTTCTATAGATCACATAGTGCTAAATGTGGCTGTGGGTGAATTAGAGTCGGCTGTTGCTTGGTACGCAAAAATTCTCGATTTTCAACCCCAGCAAAGTTTTAAAATTCAAACTGACCGTTCGGCTTTATATAGCCAAGTCATGGTTTCCCGTAACGGTAGAGTACAAATACCGATTAATGAACCAGCTTCGCGCAATTCCCAAATTCAAGAGTTTCTGGATGTGAATCGGGGGCCGGGTATTCAACACATCGCCTTGGGGACTCCTAATTTAATGAGTGCGATCGCGCAATTTCGCTCCCGTGGTTTATCTTTACTCTCGGTTCCCCAAACCTACTACTCACAGATTCAACAGCGCCCTGGATTCCCTTTATCAATCCTAGAACTTGAGGCGATCGCCGAGCAAGAAATTTTGGTGGACTGGAAAGAAAATGCCGAAGACGCAGTATTACTACAGATTTTTACTCAGCCGATTTTTGGACAACCGACTTTTTTCTTTGAGTTTATTGAGCGCCGTTATCAAGCTAAAGGTTTTGGGGAAGGTAATTTTCGCGCTTTATTTGAGGCGATTGAAAGTGAGCAAATTAAACGCGGCACTTTGCAATAA
- a CDS encoding NYN domain-containing protein, with protein MPNDKRVLTTSDSELINQLSIAVCKEIIQILQQHPELVVANYQSVNWRLPQYQSALMAGLNKKISNLADYLTLMPKIKEYLGLFLVPSFFASPAFRNLEVIINESLPELNCTELNNQDVLEPQKNSFSPPAIAILLLDAENLQLNTQTENFLTKVCTYPLQVKIAFANWSSMGKRDVELHQRGYELIHVPVGKDNADGKMIALGSSVHERYAHAKEVIVCSSDKVMTNLCNHLQQNGLMVYQAIKKGEALIVLDSSTGKQITQFPNSTPEIPTIEVFLQQIKELISAEQEHHQVYWVKLSILSKIFKTKYNFTISQVVAHHFSGKKARDIFVNYPADFAIHQVDPASEIYITLFQVNQSLPINAKEDTSLTSAKKSPLLSSINSAADLETALKDILQELTIQSPTKYIDISPLGVEFSLRYGKPITEQIKSLQLNGNFIKFLQSCKSFNLKQTGKAWQVALR; from the coding sequence ATGCCAAATGACAAACGGGTGCTAACTACCTCTGATTCTGAGTTAATTAACCAACTTAGTATTGCTGTTTGTAAAGAAATTATCCAAATTTTACAGCAGCATCCTGAATTAGTTGTGGCAAATTACCAAAGTGTTAACTGGAGACTACCTCAATACCAATCTGCACTCATGGCTGGGTTAAATAAAAAAATCAGCAACTTAGCAGATTATCTGACACTGATGCCAAAGATTAAAGAATACTTGGGACTTTTTCTAGTGCCGAGTTTTTTTGCTTCACCCGCCTTCCGTAATCTAGAAGTTATAATTAATGAGTCACTTCCAGAGCTAAATTGCACTGAGTTAAATAATCAAGATGTTTTGGAGCCTCAGAAAAACTCTTTTTCTCCGCCAGCGATCGCTATTTTACTGCTAGATGCAGAAAACTTACAACTGAATACTCAAACCGAAAATTTCTTAACAAAAGTTTGTACCTATCCCCTGCAAGTCAAGATTGCCTTTGCTAATTGGAGTAGCATGGGTAAACGAGATGTGGAATTACATCAGCGTGGATACGAATTAATTCACGTTCCTGTGGGTAAAGATAATGCTGATGGTAAAATGATCGCCTTGGGTTCCTCGGTTCATGAGCGTTATGCCCATGCTAAAGAAGTTATCGTGTGTTCGTCAGATAAAGTGATGACTAATCTGTGCAACCATCTTCAGCAAAATGGCTTAATGGTCTATCAAGCGATCAAAAAAGGAGAAGCTTTGATAGTATTGGATAGCTCTACAGGCAAACAAATCACACAATTTCCCAATTCTACTCCTGAGATTCCCACCATTGAAGTTTTTCTTCAGCAAATTAAAGAATTAATCTCAGCAGAGCAAGAACATCATCAAGTTTATTGGGTTAAACTTTCCATTCTTTCTAAAATTTTTAAAACTAAATATAATTTTACTATCAGTCAAGTAGTTGCTCACCATTTTTCCGGTAAGAAAGCTAGAGATATTTTTGTTAACTATCCGGCTGATTTTGCGATTCACCAAGTTGATCCAGCATCTGAAATATACATAACGCTATTTCAAGTTAATCAGTCACTACCAATAAATGCCAAGGAAGATACTTCATTAACCAGTGCGAAGAAGTCTCCTTTATTGTCTAGTATTAATTCCGCAGCAGATTTGGAAACAGCACTCAAGGATATTCTCCAGGAACTAACGATACAATCTCCGACAAAGTACATTGATATTAGCCCGTTGGGTGTTGAATTTAGTCTGCGCTATGGTAAACCGATCACTGAGCAAATTAAATCCTTACAGTTGAATGGTAATTTTATTAAATTCTTGCAGTCGTGTAAATCTTTTAACTTGAAGCAAACAGGGAAAGCATGGCAAGTTGCTTTACGTTAA
- a CDS encoding phosphate ABC transporter ATP-binding protein, producing MNKLIPAIQVKNLSFYYNAQKIFENISMDIYQGKVTAIIGPSGCGKSSFLKCLNRMIELEAKVRVEGRVEFFNQNIYERRVNLNRLRRQVSMVLPKPNLFPMSVYDNVAYGVKIVGWHPKPELDAIVESAIKDADLWEEVKNKLHKSALDLSGGQQQRLCIARALAVKPQIILMDEPCFALDPTASMKVESLIQSLRLRSELTMVIISHNLQQVTRLSDFTAFFHGNENKIGEIIEFGTTKKIFTHPVDSRTRDYIFAHLS from the coding sequence ATGAATAAACTAATTCCAGCCATACAAGTCAAAAATCTCAGCTTTTATTACAATGCCCAAAAGATATTTGAAAATATATCAATGGATATTTATCAGGGTAAAGTAACTGCAATTATTGGCCCTAGTGGTTGTGGAAAATCTAGTTTTCTTAAATGTCTGAATCGCATGATTGAATTAGAAGCAAAAGTACGGGTTGAGGGGAGGGTAGAATTTTTTAATCAAAATATTTATGAGCGTCGGGTCAACTTAAATCGCCTCCGCCGCCAAGTGAGTATGGTACTCCCCAAGCCGAATCTTTTTCCGATGAGCGTTTACGATAATGTGGCTTATGGCGTGAAAATCGTCGGGTGGCATCCGAAACCAGAATTAGACGCAATTGTAGAATCTGCCATTAAAGATGCTGACCTCTGGGAAGAAGTGAAAAATAAATTGCACAAGTCGGCTTTAGACCTTTCTGGCGGTCAACAACAGCGACTCTGCATTGCTCGTGCTTTAGCAGTTAAGCCACAAATTATCTTGATGGATGAGCCTTGTTTTGCTCTTGATCCTACTGCTAGCATGAAAGTTGAAAGTTTAATCCAAAGTTTGCGCTTGCGTTCAGAATTGACAATGGTAATTATTAGTCACAACTTGCAGCAAGTTACTCGTTTATCTGATTTCACTGCGTTCTTTCATGGTAATGAAAATAAGATTGGTGAAATCATTGAATTTGGTACGACAAAAAAAATTTTTACTCACCCTGTTGATTCTCGTACTCGTGACTATATTTTTGCTCATCTTAGTTGA
- the pstB gene encoding phosphate ABC transporter ATP-binding protein PstB: MKTLTPAIQVKNLSFYYSTTKAVDNVSLDIYQNQVTALIGPSGCGKSTFIKSLNRIGELEGSVKVEGRVEFFGQNIYDPRINLNRLRRQIGMVFQKPNPFPMSIYENVAYGIRIAGKCSQIELDAIVESALKGAALWNEVKDKLDKSALGLSGGQQQRLCIARALAVKPKVLLMDEPCSALDPIATMKIEELIQTLRSELTIAIVTHNMQQATRVADFTAFFSTDESRIGQMVEFGVTNQIFNHPLDSRTHDYVSGRFG; the protein is encoded by the coding sequence ATGAAAACATTAACTCCAGCTATTCAAGTCAAAAATCTCAGCTTTTACTACAGCACCACTAAAGCCGTTGATAATGTTTCCCTAGATATTTATCAAAATCAAGTAACTGCACTTATCGGCCCTAGTGGTTGTGGTAAATCAACCTTTATTAAGAGTCTGAATCGAATTGGCGAATTAGAAGGTTCAGTCAAAGTAGAAGGACGTGTAGAATTTTTTGGTCAAAATATTTATGACCCCCGCATCAATTTAAATCGACTACGCCGCCAAATTGGTATGGTATTCCAAAAGCCAAATCCTTTTCCCATGAGCATTTACGAAAATGTTGCTTATGGGATCAGAATAGCTGGCAAATGTTCACAGATAGAGTTAGATGCAATAGTGGAATCTGCCCTAAAAGGCGCTGCACTTTGGAATGAAGTCAAGGATAAATTAGATAAATCAGCATTAGGTCTTTCTGGTGGTCAACAACAGCGACTCTGCATTGCCCGTGCTTTAGCCGTCAAACCAAAAGTCCTCCTCATGGATGAACCTTGTTCGGCTCTTGACCCCATCGCTACCATGAAAATTGAGGAACTTATCCAAACTTTGCGCTCGGAATTGACGATCGCTATTGTGACTCATAATATGCAGCAAGCCACTCGTGTTGCAGATTTTACAGCTTTTTTCAGCACCGATGAAAGTCGTATTGGTCAAATGGTTGAATTTGGTGTCACAAATCAAATATTTAATCACCCTTTAGATTCCCGCACCCATGACTATGTTTCAGGACGTTTTGGTTAA
- the pstA gene encoding phosphate ABC transporter permease PstA encodes MSSHQNSKIPQSLANELFSPLPKSRQLFTYLMNAIALAFTFIALIPLLSILWEIIARGISGLKLEMFVNPVIDFGFGNAILGTATIVTIAALLSVPVGIFTGIFLAEFGRTHPAANFVRFITNILTGVPSIIVGVFAYSIIVLVTKQFSAIAGGFALATIMLPVIVLTTEEALKLVPTDQRLASAALGGNRLQTTFRIVVTAALPAITTGILLAIARASGETAPLVVTALFSLDWSEGLLSPTASLPVLIYNLYNDPDPQKHQLVWTSSIVLLGLVLFVSIISRLVTRKRKIK; translated from the coding sequence ATGAGTAGTCATCAAAATTCAAAAATTCCCCAATCTTTAGCTAATGAATTATTTAGCCCTTTGCCAAAATCAAGGCAGTTATTTACTTATTTAATGAATGCGATCGCCTTGGCATTCACATTTATAGCTTTAATTCCTTTATTATCCATTTTGTGGGAAATTATCGCCAGGGGAATATCTGGACTCAAGCTAGAAATGTTTGTTAATCCTGTGATTGATTTTGGCTTTGGCAATGCCATTCTTGGAACAGCAACAATTGTGACAATTGCTGCACTATTAAGCGTTCCCGTAGGCATATTCACGGGAATATTTTTAGCCGAATTTGGACGTACTCACCCAGCAGCTAACTTTGTCCGCTTTATCACTAACATTCTGACTGGTGTGCCTTCCATTATCGTGGGTGTATTCGCTTACAGTATAATCGTTTTAGTAACTAAACAATTTAGTGCGATCGCAGGTGGCTTTGCTTTAGCTACAATTATGCTACCCGTGATTGTCCTGACCACGGAAGAAGCCTTAAAACTAGTTCCTACAGATCAACGCCTAGCCTCCGCAGCTTTAGGAGGTAATCGCTTACAAACCACTTTTCGCATCGTAGTGACTGCGGCATTACCTGCAATTACCACAGGTATTCTCTTAGCCATCGCTCGTGCGTCTGGTGAAACAGCCCCTCTGGTTGTGACGGCTTTGTTTAGCCTAGATTGGTCAGAAGGACTACTCAGCCCAACAGCCTCCTTACCAGTATTAATTTATAACCTCTACAACGACCCCGACCCACAGAAACATCAATTAGTCTGGACTAGTTCTATAGTTTTACTTGGCTTGGTTTTATTTGTCAGTATTATCTCTCGCTTAGTTACTCGTAAACGAAAGATTAAGTAA
- the pstC gene encoding phosphate ABC transporter permease subunit PstC, protein MKNSANSPYNNSLPLNDKNIELIAKDGIKGWFDQGFTWLVYTFTAMTVAMLFVMSWIIFKEARPAIAKFGIEFLWGKDWDVGNEVFGALPYIYGTLVSSAIAILFAFPVGLAVALVTSENFLPVSIQTTLAFVVQLIAAIPSVIIGLWGIFIFIPALEPLQKWIAKYFSWIPIFNTTDPFGTNMLTAGIILAIMILPTIAAISRDVLLAIPKELRSASMALGSTRWETIFRVLLPAGFSGIVSAAMLALGRALGETMAVTMVIGNSAQISASLLDPAYTIPSVIANEFAEAERGLHIGALTYLGLVLFGVTLFVNFGAVVLVEWVGKKNR, encoded by the coding sequence ATGAAAAATTCAGCTAATTCACCCTACAATAATTCATTGCCTCTAAATGATAAAAACATTGAATTGATCGCTAAGGATGGCATAAAAGGTTGGTTTGACCAAGGATTTACATGGCTCGTCTATACTTTTACTGCGATGACTGTGGCGATGCTATTTGTGATGAGTTGGATCATTTTTAAAGAAGCTAGACCAGCTATTGCGAAGTTTGGTATAGAGTTTTTATGGGGGAAAGATTGGGATGTAGGTAATGAGGTTTTCGGTGCTTTACCTTATATCTATGGAACTCTGGTAAGTAGTGCGATCGCTATTTTATTTGCTTTTCCTGTAGGTTTAGCAGTGGCATTAGTTACCAGTGAGAATTTTTTACCAGTTTCTATCCAAACAACTCTGGCATTTGTGGTGCAGTTAATTGCCGCAATTCCCAGTGTGATTATTGGTTTATGGGGAATTTTTATTTTTATTCCAGCTTTAGAACCCCTACAAAAGTGGATAGCTAAATATTTTAGTTGGATACCAATATTTAATACCACAGACCCTTTTGGGACAAATATGTTAACTGCGGGAATTATCCTCGCAATTATGATTCTGCCCACAATAGCAGCAATTAGTCGGGATGTGTTATTGGCAATTCCTAAAGAATTACGTAGTGCATCTATGGCTTTGGGTAGTACCCGTTGGGAAACAATTTTTCGAGTATTGCTACCTGCTGGTTTTTCGGGAATTGTCAGTGCAGCAATGCTGGCTTTAGGAAGAGCTTTGGGCGAAACAATGGCTGTGACTATGGTGATTGGTAATTCGGCTCAAATCAGTGCTTCTTTATTAGATCCTGCTTATACAATACCTTCTGTCATCGCCAATGAATTTGCCGAAGCCGAACGAGGATTGCACATTGGAGCTTTAACTTATCTGGGATTAGTTTTGTTTGGAGTGACTTTGTTTGTGAATTTTGGTGCTGTTGTCTTGGTAGAGTGGGTGGGAAAGAAAAATCGCTAA
- the pstS gene encoding phosphate ABC transporter substrate-binding protein PstS, with the protein MGFSTTILQRAFATSVVTTAVALGSICTAPAQAQAQTLNGAGATFPAPLYERYAREVRKKFPDMRINYQAIGSGGGIRQTIAGTVDFGGSDAAMTDADMGKVKNGVILVPTAGGAVSVVYNLSGVNNLKLSRTTLPAIFSGQITNWNDPKIKADNPGVNLPNQPIRFAVRADGSGTTFIFTNHLSSISSYFKGRVGTGTAPKWNLPNVLSGKGNPGVAALVARTPGAIGYVEYSYATQNKLKSAQIQNKAGQFVAPSLQSANAALASVNFPDNYRVFAGDPAQGYPIVGLTWMMVYKQYSNAAKADAVKKWINWVLTDGQKLNDDMNYTSIPPAVTNRVLQTVNSTVKP; encoded by the coding sequence ATGGGTTTTTCAACCACCATATTGCAGCGAGCATTTGCTACTTCAGTGGTAACCACTGCTGTTGCACTTGGTTCTATTTGTACAGCACCAGCCCAAGCTCAAGCCCAAACTCTCAACGGTGCAGGAGCAACTTTTCCAGCGCCTTTGTATGAAAGATACGCTCGTGAAGTGAGAAAGAAATTTCCAGATATGAGAATTAACTACCAAGCAATTGGTAGTGGTGGTGGTATTCGGCAAACTATTGCTGGAACCGTTGACTTTGGTGGTAGTGATGCTGCAATGACAGACGCTGACATGGGTAAAGTCAAGAATGGTGTGATTTTAGTACCCACAGCAGGTGGTGCTGTTTCTGTCGTTTATAATCTGTCCGGTGTTAATAATCTCAAATTATCTCGTACTACTTTACCAGCTATTTTTTCTGGTCAAATTACTAACTGGAACGATCCCAAAATCAAAGCTGATAATCCTGGTGTAAATCTACCCAACCAACCAATTCGATTTGCTGTTCGTGCTGATGGTAGCGGTACAACTTTCATTTTCACCAACCACTTGAGTTCAATTAGCTCTTATTTTAAAGGTAGAGTCGGAACTGGTACTGCGCCCAAATGGAATTTGCCCAATGTCCTTAGTGGTAAAGGTAATCCAGGTGTAGCTGCTTTAGTTGCTCGTACTCCTGGCGCTATTGGTTATGTAGAATATTCTTACGCTACGCAAAACAAACTCAAATCAGCACAGATCCAAAATAAAGCAGGGCAGTTTGTGGCTCCTTCTTTGCAGTCTGCAAACGCAGCTTTAGCATCTGTGAATTTTCCTGATAATTATCGTGTTTTTGCAGGAGATCCAGCACAAGGTTATCCTATCGTTGGTCTCACCTGGATGATGGTTTATAAACAGTATTCTAATGCTGCCAAAGCTGATGCTGTGAAGAAATGGATTAATTGGGTATTGACTGATGGCCAAAAATTAAATGATGACATGAACTATACGTCAATTCCTCCCGCAGTGACAAATCGGGTATTGCAGACAGTGAATAGTACTGTTAAACCATAA
- a CDS encoding UbiD family decarboxylase yields the protein MARDLRGFIKILEEKGQLKRISALVDPEFEIAEISNRMLQQGGPGLLFENVKGASFPVAINLMGTVERICWAMNMQHPEELETLGKKLGMLQQPKPPKKISQAIDFGKVLFDVVKAKPGRDFFPACQQVVLQGDDLDLNKLPLIRPYINDAGKIITLGLVITKDCETGTPNVGVYRLQLQSQNTMTVHWLSVRGGARHLRKAAERGKKLEVAIALGVDPLIIMAAATPIPVDLSEWLFAGLYGGSGVNLAKCKTVDLEVPADSEFVLEGTITPGEVLPDGPFGDHMGYYGGVEDSPLVRFECMTHRKDPIYLTTFSGRPPKEEAMMAIALNRIYTPILRQQVSEIVDFFLPMEALSYKAAIISIDKAYPGQARRAALAFWSALPQFTYTKFVIVVDKDINIRDPRQVVWAISSKVDPSRDVFILPNTPFDTLDFASEKIGLGGRMGIDATTKIPPETDHEWGSPLESDPDIAAMVERRWAEYGLADLKLGEVDPNLFGYDMR from the coding sequence ATGGCAAGAGACTTACGGGGATTCATCAAAATTCTAGAAGAAAAAGGACAATTAAAGAGAATTTCGGCTTTAGTTGACCCAGAGTTTGAAATTGCGGAAATTTCCAACCGGATGCTGCAACAAGGTGGGCCAGGGTTACTATTTGAGAACGTCAAAGGTGCATCCTTCCCGGTGGCAATAAATTTGATGGGAACAGTGGAAAGGATATGCTGGGCAATGAATATGCAGCATCCAGAGGAGTTGGAAACTCTGGGTAAAAAGCTGGGTATGCTGCAACAACCAAAACCACCAAAGAAGATTTCCCAGGCGATAGATTTTGGGAAAGTCCTGTTTGATGTGGTGAAGGCTAAACCAGGAAGAGACTTTTTCCCAGCTTGTCAGCAAGTGGTGCTGCAAGGTGATGATTTGGATTTGAATAAGTTACCCTTGATTCGTCCTTACATCAATGATGCTGGTAAAATTATCACCCTGGGGTTGGTAATTACCAAGGATTGTGAAACAGGTACGCCAAATGTGGGTGTGTATCGCTTGCAACTGCAATCCCAAAATACGATGACTGTTCACTGGTTATCTGTGCGCGGTGGGGCGAGACATTTACGCAAAGCTGCTGAACGTGGTAAAAAGTTAGAAGTGGCGATCGCACTGGGTGTAGATCCTCTAATTATCATGGCAGCTGCGACACCTATTCCTGTAGATTTATCAGAGTGGTTGTTTGCGGGACTATATGGCGGTTCCGGTGTGAACTTAGCCAAGTGTAAAACTGTAGATTTGGAAGTTCCTGCCGATTCCGAGTTTGTTTTAGAAGGGACAATTACACCAGGGGAAGTGTTACCAGATGGCCCCTTTGGTGATCATATGGGTTATTACGGCGGCGTGGAAGATTCGCCATTGGTGCGCTTTGAGTGTATGACTCACCGCAAAGATCCAATTTATTTAACCACATTTAGCGGTCGTCCACCAAAAGAAGAAGCAATGATGGCGATCGCACTCAATCGGATTTACACTCCTATTCTGCGGCAACAAGTCTCCGAAATTGTCGATTTCTTCTTACCAATGGAAGCTTTGAGTTACAAAGCGGCGATTATTTCCATTGATAAAGCATATCCGGGACAAGCGCGACGGGCAGCTTTGGCGTTTTGGAGTGCCTTACCCCAATTTACCTACACCAAATTTGTGATTGTCGTGGATAAAGATATCAATATTCGTGATCCGCGTCAAGTCGTTTGGGCGATTAGTTCCAAAGTTGACCCCAGTCGGGATGTATTTATTTTGCCCAACACACCCTTTGATACCTTAGATTTTGCCAGTGAGAAAATTGGTTTAGGTGGACGGATGGGAATTGATGCGACGACCAAGATTCCACCAGAAACCGATCATGAATGGGGTTCTCCCTTAGAATCAGATCCAGATATAGCGGCGATGGTAGAAAGACGATGGGCTGAATATGGTTTAGCAGATTTAAAGTTAGGAGAAGTCGATCCAAATTTGTTCGGTTACGATATGCGCTAG
- a CDS encoding endonuclease domain-containing protein, with amino-acid sequence MRRELTPAEKQLWQKLRNQQVLGFKFRRQHAIDRFIVDFYCGEVQLVVEVDGEIHDYTPEKDAIRQEFLQSLGLRVVRFKNEDVLQSIEEVLAEIVRWLQEEPHPQPPPRKRGGG; translated from the coding sequence ATGAGGCGTGAACTCACCCCAGCAGAAAAGCAACTTTGGCAAAAGTTGAGAAACCAGCAAGTCTTGGGGTTTAAATTCCGCCGTCAACACGCAATTGACCGTTTTATTGTTGATTTTTACTGTGGAGAAGTGCAGTTAGTGGTGGAAGTGGATGGTGAGATTCACGACTATACCCCAGAAAAAGATGCAATTCGGCAAGAATTTTTGCAGAGTTTAGGGTTGCGAGTTGTGCGGTTTAAGAATGAGGATGTTTTGCAGAGTATTGAGGAGGTGTTGGCGGAAATTGTGCGTTGGTTGCAAGAAGAACCCCACCCCCAACCCCCTCCCCGCAAGCGAGGAGGGGGCTAA
- a CDS encoding nicotinate phosphoribosyltransferase has translation MAILKLLDSITQYISEAVVRIFSPTDDAYPMIGVQPFTGELYKGRTANGW, from the coding sequence ATGGCTATTTTAAAGTTACTTGATAGCATAACGCAGTATATTTCTGAAGCTGTAGTGCGGATTTTTAGCCCTACGGATGATGCTTATCCGATGATTGGTGTCCAGCCATTTACAGGTGAACTTTATAAAGGACGCACAGCCAACGGTTGGTAG
- a CDS encoding nicotinate phosphoribosyltransferase — translation MATFPDWDGELTLCAADYSLLTDLYQLTMAACYTGEGVEQRRASFELFVRRLPENFGYLIAMGLEQVLAYLANFRFSPSQIKALQATGIFAHATESFWSLLAEGCFTGNVWAVPEGTAVFANQPLLRVEAPLWQAQLVETYLLNTINYQTLIATRAARIRDVAGEAATLLEFGTRRAFSPQASLWAARAGLAGGLNSTSNVLAALQLGEQPSGTMAHALVMALSAMTGSEERAFTAFHRYFPGAPLLIDTYDTIAAAKQLAAKVNAGEMELTGVRLDSGDLVTLSKQVRSLLPNISIFASGDLDEWEIARLKAADAQIDGYGLGTRLVTGAPVNGVYKLVEIDGIPVMKQSPSKVTYPGRKQIFRSFVGGKVKADKLALVDESNVLGSPLLQLVLKNGERLYPPESLQEIRQRTASNVVSLPQETRRLDDPVGVEMEISAGLQKLILKTKNRTAEAQRTQR, via the coding sequence ATGGCAACTTTTCCAGACTGGGACGGCGAACTGACTCTGTGTGCGGCTGATTACAGCCTGCTAACTGACCTTTACCAGCTAACGATGGCAGCTTGTTATACAGGCGAAGGTGTAGAACAACGACGGGCGAGCTTTGAATTATTTGTCAGACGCTTACCAGAAAATTTTGGCTATTTAATAGCTATGGGACTAGAGCAGGTTTTGGCATATTTAGCAAACTTTCGCTTTAGCCCATCTCAGATAAAGGCTTTACAGGCAACGGGAATTTTTGCTCATGCAACCGAAAGCTTTTGGTCACTTTTAGCTGAGGGGTGTTTCACTGGTAATGTCTGGGCAGTACCGGAAGGAACAGCCGTATTTGCTAATCAGCCTTTATTGCGGGTGGAAGCACCTCTTTGGCAAGCACAGCTGGTGGAAACTTATTTACTGAATACGATTAATTATCAAACCTTGATTGCCACAAGGGCTGCACGCATCCGGGATGTGGCAGGGGAAGCAGCCACACTGTTGGAATTTGGCACGAGAAGGGCATTTAGTCCCCAAGCCTCTTTGTGGGCGGCGCGGGCTGGTTTGGCTGGGGGATTAAACTCGACTTCCAATGTGTTAGCAGCGCTACAACTGGGAGAACAGCCAAGTGGTACGATGGCTCACGCTTTAGTTATGGCACTTTCAGCAATGACAGGTAGTGAAGAGCGGGCTTTTACTGCCTTTCATCGATATTTTCCCGGTGCGCCATTGTTGATTGATACTTACGATACGATCGCTGCGGCAAAGCAGTTAGCGGCTAAAGTCAATGCTGGCGAAATGGAATTAACTGGGGTGAGGTTGGATTCTGGAGATTTGGTTACTTTGTCAAAACAAGTGCGATCGCTGCTTCCTAATATATCAATTTTTGCTAGCGGCGATTTAGATGAGTGGGAAATTGCCAGACTCAAAGCTGCTGATGCCCAAATCGATGGCTATGGGTTGGGAACTCGGTTAGTTACGGGTGCGCCTGTGAATGGAGTTTATAAACTCGTGGAAATCGATGGTATCCCGGTAATGAAACAGTCTCCTAGCAAGGTGACTTATCCCGGACGCAAGCAAATTTTTCGCTCGTTTGTGGGAGGTAAGGTAAAAGCCGATAAGTTGGCATTAGTAGATGAAAGCAATGTCTTAGGATCACCTTTGTTGCAATTGGTACTCAAGAATGGTGAACGCTTGTATCCGCCAGAAAGTTTACAGGAGATTCGCCAACGGACTGCATCTAATGTGGTTAGTTTACCCCAGGAAACTCGGCGTTTGGATGATCCGGTGGGGGTGGAGATGGAAATTTCTGCTGGTTTGCAGAAGTTGATTTTGAAGACCAAGAATCGAACCGCAGAGGCGCAGAGGACACAGAGATGA